Proteins encoded in a region of the Chryseobacterium piperi genome:
- a CDS encoding BatD family protein, with amino-acid sequence MKKILFILCSLICVSSFSQILSSHLEKQTIALGEPNHLIIKVNNLNNQQVTSAAKNELLPFHFEEIKDSIGTQPNVYERKIEFAVYEEGKFTIPELEFKVGDRVLKTIPYEIDVINTAQKGDQINDIMKNKEIKLGTKDYWELYKWYILAGLSLIALIVAIIMYLKWGRKSKSSPAVATNHTLKELDSLKKKKYIEEGNYRSFYVELIDISRKFITKQYHLPADVLLTDDLVHLLKENNTISLDNEKVVEEVFLRGDLVKFAKTFPDQKTMENDFADIREFVKRSSKDLEFENLRKDV; translated from the coding sequence TTGAAAAAAATATTATTTATATTATGTTCTTTAATCTGTGTCAGCAGTTTTTCACAGATACTGTCTTCCCACCTGGAGAAGCAGACCATTGCTTTAGGAGAACCTAATCATTTGATTATTAAAGTAAATAATCTCAATAATCAGCAAGTTACCTCGGCTGCTAAAAATGAATTGTTGCCTTTTCATTTTGAGGAAATAAAAGACAGCATAGGAACACAGCCCAATGTATACGAAAGAAAAATTGAATTTGCAGTTTATGAAGAAGGAAAATTTACAATTCCTGAACTTGAATTTAAGGTAGGGGACAGAGTATTGAAAACCATTCCTTATGAAATTGATGTTATTAATACGGCTCAAAAAGGAGATCAGATTAATGATATCATGAAGAACAAAGAGATCAAGCTGGGAACTAAAGACTACTGGGAGCTTTATAAGTGGTATATTTTAGCAGGCTTGTCGCTGATTGCTCTCATTGTTGCAATCATTATGTATCTTAAATGGGGAAGAAAATCGAAAAGTTCGCCTGCTGTGGCAACCAATCATACACTAAAAGAATTGGATTCACTTAAAAAGAAAAAATATATAGAAGAAGGAAATTACCGTTCGTTCTACGTAGAATTGATTGACATTTCAAGAAAATTTATCACCAAACAATATCATTTACCGGCAGATGTACTGCTTACGGATGATCTTGTCCACTTACTGAAGGAGAATAATACCATTTCGCTGGATAATGAAAAAGTAGTCGAAGAAGTATTTCTAAGAGGGGATTTGGTAAAGTTTGCCAAAACATTCCCTGATCAAAAGACTATGGAAAATGACTTTGCGGATATCAGAGAATTTGTAAAAAGATCTTCTAAAGATCTGGAATTTGAAAACTT